Sequence from the Hyalangium minutum genome:
CTTCTGCTCAAGCTCGGAGACCCGGTCGAAAGTGCCCTCCAGCGACTCATCGAACACGATGATGTAGGAGTCAGGAACCTTGTCGCTCGGAGCGAGGTGCAGCGGCGCGGGGGACTCGCAAGAAGCAGCGAACAGAACCATCCGCGCATCCGTCTCCGGGTTGTTGCCTGGGACGAGGCCGCTTCCGCAGGCCGTCAGGGCCAGGCAGGAGACCAGGGCCAATCCGATTCGCGTCAGGCGCAGCATGCGTTCTCTCCCGTGCAACCAGGGTTGCGCCCACAGGAAGCAAG
This genomic interval carries:
- a CDS encoding protease inhibitor I9 family protein — encoded protein: MLRLTRIGLALVSCLALTACGSGLVPGNNPETDARMVLFAASCESPAPLHLAPSDKVPDSYIIVFDESLEGTFDRVSELEQKYGFTADTKWQAALKGFAATLTPELVGALRCEADVDYIDENSYVQAD